In Streptomyces seoulensis, the following are encoded in one genomic region:
- the glnII gene encoding glutamine synthetase, whose protein sequence is MTFKAEYIWIDGTQPTAKLRSKTKIITGAPAGLDALPIWGFDGSSTNQAEGHASDRVLRPVFTCPDPIRGGDDILVLCEVLDIDMTPHVSNTRAALAETEERFGAQEPIFGIEQEYTFFDGTRPLGFPENGFPAPQGGYYCGVGADEIFGRDVVEAHLDNCLKAGLGISGINAEVMPGQWEFQVGPLAPLEVSDQLWVARWLLYRTAEDFGVSATLDPKPVKGDWNGAGAHTNFSTKAMREGYEAIITACESLGEGSKPLDHVKNYGAGIDDRLTGLHETAPWNEYSYGVSDRGASVRIPWQVEKDGKGYIEDRRPNANVDPYVVTRLLVDTCCAALEKAGQV, encoded by the coding sequence GTGACCTTCAAGGCCGAGTACATCTGGATCGACGGCACCCAGCCGACGGCCAAGCTCCGTTCCAAGACGAAGATCATCACGGGTGCCCCGGCCGGTCTCGACGCGCTGCCGATCTGGGGCTTCGACGGCTCCTCCACCAACCAGGCCGAGGGCCACGCCTCCGACCGCGTGCTGCGGCCGGTCTTCACGTGCCCGGACCCGATCCGCGGCGGCGACGACATCCTGGTGCTGTGCGAGGTCCTCGACATCGACATGACGCCGCACGTCTCCAACACCCGTGCCGCGCTCGCCGAGACCGAGGAGCGCTTCGGCGCCCAGGAGCCGATCTTCGGCATCGAGCAGGAGTACACCTTCTTCGACGGCACCCGCCCACTCGGCTTCCCGGAGAACGGCTTCCCGGCCCCCCAGGGCGGCTACTACTGCGGTGTCGGCGCCGACGAGATCTTCGGCCGTGACGTCGTCGAGGCCCACCTGGACAACTGCCTCAAGGCCGGTCTCGGCATCTCCGGCATCAACGCCGAGGTCATGCCCGGACAGTGGGAGTTCCAGGTCGGCCCGCTCGCCCCGCTTGAGGTCTCCGACCAGCTCTGGGTGGCCCGCTGGCTGCTGTACCGCACCGCCGAGGACTTCGGCGTCTCCGCCACCCTCGACCCCAAGCCGGTCAAGGGCGACTGGAACGGCGCGGGCGCGCACACCAACTTCTCCACCAAGGCCATGCGCGAGGGCTACGAGGCGATCATCACCGCCTGCGAGTCCCTCGGCGAGGGCTCCAAGCCGCTGGACCACGTCAAGAACTACGGCGCCGGCATCGACGACCGCCTCACCGGTCTGCACGAGACCGCCCCGTGGAACGAGTACAGCTACGGCGTCTCCGACCGCGGTGCCTCGGTCCGCATCCCGTGGCAGGTCGAGAAGGACGGCAAGGGCTACATCGAGGACCGCCGTCCCAACGCCAACGTCGACCCGTACGTGGTGACCCGTCTGCTGGTGGACACCTGCTGCGCCGCGCTGGAGAAGGCCGGCCAGGTCTGA
- a CDS encoding winged helix-turn-helix domain-containing protein gives MATHRPQSTATTLTDRPAAPAAGPRHRLRAVDRDEEWHLPSPAVPEAVAATVADLLPPGATWLPAPPHTLPDLPGRPPMVGYLVLVPADQRPPFAPVAVPAPAGPAPEPVVRIDAVRRIAHVDSRELDLTYLEFELLAHLVAHPHRVHTRDQLVTTVWGYGHVGDGRTVDVHIARLRRKLGAQYRHAIQTVRRVGYKYTPPTTG, from the coding sequence ATGGCGACCCACCGTCCTCAGTCCACCGCCACCACCCTCACCGACCGCCCCGCCGCCCCGGCCGCGGGCCCCCGGCACCGGCTGCGCGCCGTCGACCGGGACGAGGAGTGGCATCTGCCCTCCCCCGCCGTCCCGGAGGCGGTCGCGGCGACCGTGGCGGACCTGCTGCCGCCCGGCGCCACCTGGCTGCCCGCCCCGCCGCACACCCTGCCCGACCTCCCCGGCCGCCCGCCGATGGTCGGCTATCTGGTCCTGGTCCCCGCCGACCAGCGGCCGCCCTTCGCCCCGGTGGCCGTCCCCGCCCCGGCCGGCCCCGCCCCCGAGCCGGTGGTACGGATCGACGCCGTACGCCGGATCGCCCATGTCGACAGCCGCGAACTCGACCTGACCTACCTGGAGTTCGAGCTGCTCGCCCATCTGGTGGCGCACCCGCACCGGGTGCACACCCGCGACCAGCTGGTGACCACGGTGTGGGGATACGGCCATGTCGGCGACGGCCGTACCGTCGACGTGCACATCGCCCGGCTGCGCCGGAAGCTCGGCGCCCAGTACCGGCACGCCATCCAGACCGTGCGCCGGGTCGGCTACAAGTACACGCCGCCCACAACCGGTTGA
- a CDS encoding alpha/beta fold hydrolase codes for MPAFAERDRHALAFDFSGHGRSTGRLSELSLRRRFEQAVAVIDAHAGAGPLLLVGFSMSGQTVADLLPYYGRRVASVGLCAPGVFAAAAWGEPFGDGTGAFTNILRTPGSWQDSPALPALRDFEGRAVLVTPGTDTVIPAEVTKAVEAALSTRARYSRLELPYAEHKLGLWFRDHPEDGRRLVAELLWG; via the coding sequence CTGCCGGCCTTCGCGGAGCGGGACCGCCACGCGCTCGCCTTCGACTTCTCCGGCCACGGCCGCAGCACGGGCCGCCTGTCCGAACTGAGCCTGCGCCGCCGCTTCGAGCAGGCGGTCGCGGTGATCGACGCCCACGCGGGAGCCGGCCCCCTCCTCCTGGTCGGCTTCAGCATGAGCGGCCAGACGGTGGCGGATCTGCTCCCGTACTACGGGCGCCGGGTGGCCTCCGTCGGCCTGTGCGCGCCGGGGGTGTTCGCGGCGGCGGCCTGGGGCGAGCCGTTCGGTGACGGTACGGGCGCCTTCACCAACATCCTGCGCACACCGGGGAGTTGGCAGGACTCCCCCGCCCTGCCTGCCCTCCGCGACTTCGAGGGCAGGGCGGTCCTGGTGACACCGGGCACGGACACGGTCATCCCGGCTGAGGTGACGAAGGCGGTCGAGGCGGCGCTGTCCACGCGGGCCCGGTACTCCCGACTCGAACTTCCTTACGCTGAGCACAAGTTGGGGCTGTGGTTCCGCGATCACCCGGAGGACGGGCGCAGGCTCGTGGCCGAGCTGCTGTGGGGGTGA
- the pspAB gene encoding PspA-associated protein PspAB: MGLLDILLGRTKPVAPDLDQLFALPSAAITLQAAAGFTPTGAGAVCFATVEGAAFEQTHQEIRALLDADAEREGPPVALTQDDYGYSWLSSRRSPERLPELVNDLHAVNSSLEANGFGPQLLCSLAAFHRADQDDDRRLALVYLYKRGTFYPLCTRPGHQRRDNALELQVASALEGDLRIEKDTARWFPLWDAPGMTD, translated from the coding sequence TTGGGTCTGCTGGACATCCTGCTGGGGCGTACGAAGCCGGTGGCGCCCGATCTCGATCAGCTCTTCGCGCTGCCCTCGGCGGCGATCACCCTCCAGGCGGCGGCCGGGTTCACCCCGACCGGCGCCGGGGCGGTGTGCTTCGCGACGGTGGAGGGCGCGGCGTTCGAGCAGACGCACCAGGAGATACGGGCGCTGCTGGACGCCGACGCCGAGCGCGAGGGGCCTCCGGTCGCGCTGACCCAGGACGACTACGGGTACTCCTGGCTCAGCTCCCGCCGCTCCCCCGAGCGGCTTCCCGAGCTGGTGAACGACCTGCACGCGGTGAACAGCTCGCTGGAGGCCAACGGCTTCGGCCCCCAGCTGCTGTGCTCCCTCGCCGCCTTCCACCGGGCGGACCAGGACGACGACCGCCGGCTGGCGCTCGTGTACCTGTACAAGCGGGGCACCTTCTATCCGCTGTGCACCCGCCCCGGCCACCAGCGCCGGGACAACGCCCTGGAGCTTCAGGTGGCGTCGGCGCTGGAGGGGGACCTGCGGATCGAGAAGGACACCGCCCGGTGGTTCCCGCTGTGGGACGCGCCGGGGATGACGGACTGA